The window CCGGACCGCCGCGGAGCCGGTCCGGGACGGTCCGGACGGGCCGGGGCGGTCCGGGCCGCTCCCGCGCTCAGCCGTTCGGCAGGATCACCGCGCGGCCGTTGATCAGCCCGGCGTGCAGGCGCTCGTACGCCAGCGGGGCGTCGTCGATGCCGTAGGTCTCGACGTGCACCTCGACCGCGCCGGCCCGGGCGAGGTCCAGCACCTCGATCAGCTCGGGTCGGGTGCCCCAGTACGGGGAGGCCACCGACACCTCGTACGGGAGGGTGCCGAAGCCGACCGGCAGGGAGCCGCCGCCGAGGCCGACGATCGTCACGTCGCCCTCCACCGCCGCCATCGCGCCGGCCGAGGCCACCGTCGGCGGGGCGCCGACGAAGTCCAGCACCACCTGGGCGCCGACGCCGCCGGTGAGGGCGCGGACCGCCGCCGGTGCCGAGGCGTCCGAGAGCACCGCCTCGTGCGCGCCCACGGCCCGGGCCAGGGCCAGCTTCTCCTCGGTCACGTCCAGGGCGACCACCCGGGCCGCCGTCATCGCGCGCAGCAGCTGGATCGCGACATGGCCGAGGCCGCCGGTGCCGATCACCACGGCGGTGCTGCCCGGCACCAGCTTGCCCAGCGAGCGCTTGATCGCGTGATAGGGCGTCAGACCGGCGTCGGTCAGCGGGACGGCCCGCACCGGGTCGAGACCGCCGAGCGGTACCAGGTGCCGCGGGTCGTCGACGATCATGTACTCCGCCATCGCGCCCGGGGCACCCAGGCCCGGTGGGCGGATGCCGAGCTCGGCGGCGCGCAGGCAGTAGTTCTCCTTGCCCTCCGCGCATTTGGCACAGCTGCCGCAGCCCCAGGGCCCGTACACGGCGACCGGGTCGCCCTCGGTGAAGCCGGTCACTCCGGCGCCGAGCGCCGCGACGGTGCCGACGCCCTCGTGGCCGAGGGTCAGCGGCAGCGGGAAGGACAGCTGCTCGGCGGGCAGGCTCATCACGGCGATGTCGGAGTGGCACACGCCCGCGGCGGTGACCTTCAGCAGGACCTGCCCGGGGCCGGGCTCCGGATCGGGGACGGTGACCACCTCGGGGGCGGCGCCGGCCGTGCGGTACTGGACTGCCTTCATCGTCGTGACTCTCCTTCGGTGCGGGCGCGTTCGGGACGGGCGTCCGGTGCGCGCGGCGTGCGGTGTCCCCCCGGAATCGGCCGGGTCAGCGGGCCGCGTAGGCGCCGTCGACCAGGTGGTAGCTGCCGTGGACGAAGGAGGCCCGGTCGGAGAGCAGGAAGGCGGTCAGCTCGGCGACCTCCTCCGCGCGGCCGAGCCGGCCGGCCGGGTGCAGCGCGACCAGCGCGTCGCGGGCGGCGGCGTCGGCGTCGCGCAGCAGCGGCGTGTCGATGAAGCCCGGGCCGACGGCGTTGATCCGCACGCCCTGGGCGGCGTACTCCAGGGCGGCCGTCTTGGTGAGGCCGACCACGCCGTGCTTCGCGGCGGCGTAGGCGGGCGAGCCGGCGAAGCCGTTGGTCCCGAGGATCGAGGCCATGTTGACGACGGCGCCGCCGCCGGCCGCGAGGATGGCGGGGATCTCGTAGCGCAGCGAGTAGAAGACGCCGTCCAGGTTGGTGGCCAGCACCCGCCGCCAGTCCTCGGGCTCGTAGGCGC of the Kitasatospora sp. NBC_01246 genome contains:
- a CDS encoding SDR family NAD(P)-dependent oxidoreductase; translated protein: MTGIDYTQEFTGRTALVTGGASGIGLAVARRLAAGGAAVAIADFDPAGAREAAAELSAAGARALAVDVDVTDPESVRAAVRATVDGLGALHLAVNNAGIAGAAAPTGAYEPEDWRRVLATNLDGVFYSLRYEIPAILAAGGGAVVNMASILGTNGFAGSPAYAAAKHGVVGLTKTAALEYAAQGVRINAVGPGFIDTPLLRDADAAARDALVALHPAGRLGRAEEVAELTAFLLSDRASFVHGSYHLVDGAYAAR
- a CDS encoding NAD(P)-dependent alcohol dehydrogenase, whose protein sequence is MKAVQYRTAGAAPEVVTVPDPEPGPGQVLLKVTAAGVCHSDIAVMSLPAEQLSFPLPLTLGHEGVGTVAALGAGVTGFTEGDPVAVYGPWGCGSCAKCAEGKENYCLRAAELGIRPPGLGAPGAMAEYMIVDDPRHLVPLGGLDPVRAVPLTDAGLTPYHAIKRSLGKLVPGSTAVVIGTGGLGHVAIQLLRAMTAARVVALDVTEEKLALARAVGAHEAVLSDASAPAAVRALTGGVGAQVVLDFVGAPPTVASAGAMAAVEGDVTIVGLGGGSLPVGFGTLPYEVSVASPYWGTRPELIEVLDLARAGAVEVHVETYGIDDAPLAYERLHAGLINGRAVILPNG